From a region of the Sebastes umbrosus isolate fSebUmb1 chromosome 10, fSebUmb1.pri, whole genome shotgun sequence genome:
- the LOC119495943 gene encoding uncharacterized protein LOC119495943 encodes MTVHLSFLLIITGLTGIHSLSISKMSVKAGDSISIPFVYGSQYKNHVKYLCKGNHWSSCSYVVKTNQQNSGKFSISDDKEQRIFTVTIKDLTDKDTDYWCAVEIDDGPDVGEYFQLSVTRGTPSLYVDHQEITGFKGHTITINCHYLNYGEMKWCRGVFCVTTPSGSIHGTRVTISRSVPNVFTVTMSELRTESSGWYWCLKGDLQMPVHVTVTEQPATITATGLTPVSPTLEPVNLTPAPTAQGVHPSPSEHLKIFGIRLSVLVLVVMVTLFICFMIKRHMQTRAESSDTTTAEEEVRYVIKTSGERSDAESDVDGI; translated from the exons ATGACTGTTCATCTCAGCTTTCTTCTCATCATCACTGGACTCACAG GAATTCACAGCCTATCAATCAGTAAAATGTCAGTGAAGGCTGGAGATTCAATCTCCATCCCATTTGTCTATGGCTCACAGTACAAGAACCATGTGAAATACTTGTGTAAAGGAAATCATTGGTCCTCCTGCTCTTATGTAgttaaaacaaaccaacaaaattcaggaaagttttcaatctctgatgacaaagagCAAAGAATCTTCACTGTGACGATAAAAGATCTGACGGATAAAGACACTGATTATTGGTGTGCTGTGGAGATTGATGACGGGCCAGATGTCGGAGAGTATTTTCAACTGTCAGTCACCAGAG GTACGCCCAGTCTCTATGTGGATCATCAGGAGATTACAGGATTTAAAGGACATACTATAACCATAAACTGTCACTATCTTAACTATGGAGAAATGAAGTGGTGTAGGGGCGTCTTCTGTGTGACGACGCCGTCTGGATCAATACATGGAACAAGAGTAACCATCAGTAGGAGTGTCCCCAATGTTTTCACTGTGACTATGAGTGAACTGAGGACAGAGAGCAGCGGCTGGTATTGGTGTCTTAAAGGAGACTTACAGATGCCAGTACATGTAACTGTTACTGAGCAACCTGCCACTA TTACAGCAACAGGTTTAACCCCTGTGTCACCCACTCTTGAACCTGTGAATCTCACCCCTGCACCCACAGCTCAGGGTGTACACCCAAG TCCTTCTGAACACCTAAAGATTTTCGGCATCCGTCTGAGCGTGTTGGTCCTCGTTGTCATGGTGACCTTGTTCATCTGTTTTATGATCAAAAGACACA TGCAGACCAGAGCAGAATCATCAGACACAACAACG GCTGAAGAGGAAGTAAGATACGTGATAAAAACTTCAGGCGAG AGGTCTGATGCAGAGAGTGATGTGGATGGAATATAA